ATCACGTTGCCCCTGCCGCCCACCCTCGCCGAACAACGCGCCATCGCCGAGGCGTTGAGCGATGCGGATGCCCTCATCGAATCGCTGGAGCAGCTCATCACCAAGAAGCGCGGCATCAAACAAGGCGCGATGCAGGAATTGCTCACCGGCAAGAGGCGGCTGCCGGGGTTCAGTGGGGAGTGGGAGGTGAAGCGGTTTGGGGATGTTGTCGCTCCTCGACACGACCGGATTGATCCAAAAAGAACTGGGGTTCAGGAGTTCTGCGTCGAGTTGGAACATATCGGTTCTGCAACTGGTGCACTTTTGGGCAGTTCGAGTACTGGAGGACAGTCTTCGCTGAAGTCAGTTTTTCGTGCAGGCGATGTTTTGTTCGGAAAACTCCGCGCCTATTTGAGGAAATACTGGTGGGCTGATTGTGCCGGCGTCTGCTCGACTGAGATCTGGGTATTCGCGCCAAATGAGAATCTTATTTCCACCGCTTACCTGTTTCAGATGGTTCAAACCGACAAGTTTATTGAAGTCGCAAGCTCCTCATACGGGACGCACATGCCGCGCTCCGACTGGAACGTAGTGAAAAACTACGAGTTGCTATTGCCACCAGTCCTCGAACAAACTGCCATCGCCACCATCCTCTCCGACATGGACGCGGAGATC
The DNA window shown above is from Candidatus Amarolinea dominans and carries:
- a CDS encoding restriction endonuclease subunit S, whose amino-acid sequence is MSAEVKPGYKQTEVGVIPEDWRVETIEQISDVGRGRVISHKEIAASRNPNYPVYSSQTSNNGVMGYIDTFDFDGEYITWTTDGANAGTVFHRNGRFNCTNVCGTIRLRADNAVFVSKVLGRIAPRHVSRNLGNPKLMNDVVKRITLPLPPTLAEQRAIAEALSDADALIESLEQLITKKRGIKQGAMQELLTGKRRLPGFSGEWEVKRFGDVVAPRHDRIDPKRTGVQEFCVELEHIGSATGALLGSSSTGGQSSLKSVFRAGDVLFGKLRAYLRKYWWADCAGVCSTEIWVFAPNENLISTAYLFQMVQTDKFIEVASSSYGTHMPRSDWNVVKNYELLLPPVLEQTAIATILSDMDAEIAALEGKLVKARQVKQGMMQELLTGRVRLV